Proteins from a single region of Chryseobacterium sp. T16E-39:
- a CDS encoding FadR/GntR family transcriptional regulator, which translates to MAQIQKRSLAQEVAERLIEGILNDTYAIGNQLPTEPELMKIYGVGRSSIREAIKILSIKGVLSVQQGVGTFIVSKNVQESLELQMSKAEIEEVEEVRSLLESKVAARAAVNHTADELKTIKEYLDLRGKFAEEELAQECYQADVNFHLAIAEACGNKLLKEIYKIASRQVLRIFESSHNNNTDAFRISQKLHNELYTHIKNRDAEKASLAAEKIILKLL; encoded by the coding sequence ATGGCACAGATACAAAAAAGAAGTTTAGCCCAGGAGGTTGCAGAAAGACTTATTGAAGGAATTCTCAATGACACTTACGCCATTGGAAATCAGCTGCCTACTGAACCCGAACTGATGAAAATATATGGTGTGGGACGTTCCAGTATTCGTGAAGCAATTAAAATACTATCAATTAAAGGGGTTTTAAGTGTACAACAAGGTGTAGGGACATTTATTGTTTCAAAAAATGTTCAGGAATCTTTGGAACTACAAATGAGCAAAGCAGAAATAGAAGAAGTTGAAGAAGTAAGATCTTTACTGGAATCTAAAGTTGCGGCAAGAGCAGCGGTTAATCATACGGCAGATGAACTTAAGACCATCAAAGAATATTTAGATTTAAGGGGAAAATTTGCAGAAGAAGAACTTGCACAGGAATGTTACCAGGCAGATGTCAATTTCCATTTAGCTATTGCTGAGGCCTGTGGTAATAAACTATTAAAAGAAATATATAAAATTGCAAGCCGACAGGTTCTTCGAATTTTTGAAAGCAGTCACAATAATAATACAGATGCTTTTAGGATTTCACAAAAATTACATAATGAACTCTATACCCATATAAAAAACAGAGATGCTGAAAAAGCTTCTCTGGCTGCAGAAAAAATCATTTTAAAATTACTTTAA
- a CDS encoding acyl-CoA thioester hydrolase/BAAT C-terminal domain-containing protein gives MDFNKTTWTFLILLLHFCSISIFSQDTLKAANVEAVLYVGNNENQPLIVGLGGSEGGNPWTTDHWKKTRQEFLDKGYSFLAIGYFGCKNTPALLDRISINDVHNAIVVASKNKKINKKKIAVIGGSRGADLALLLGSYYPDISCVIGMSTSHVVFPGHTQEFTTSCWTFDNKELPFVPVNEESVPFLIKHDLRSAFSAMLKDTLAEQKAAIKVELIQGPILLLSGTKDEIIPAVPMGNKIIERLKKHQFKYTYEHQIYEGSHAEPTKHFDTIFAFLEKNFK, from the coding sequence ATGGACTTTAATAAAACAACCTGGACATTTCTAATTTTACTATTACATTTTTGTAGCATTTCTATATTTTCACAGGATACTTTAAAAGCAGCTAATGTAGAAGCAGTCCTATACGTCGGAAATAACGAGAACCAACCCCTGATCGTGGGATTAGGAGGTTCAGAGGGTGGAAATCCATGGACAACAGATCATTGGAAAAAGACCAGGCAGGAATTTCTTGATAAGGGATATAGCTTTCTTGCAATTGGGTATTTCGGGTGTAAAAATACACCTGCTTTATTAGACCGGATATCCATTAATGATGTTCATAATGCAATCGTAGTGGCTTCTAAAAATAAAAAAATCAACAAGAAGAAAATTGCAGTTATTGGAGGTTCCAGGGGAGCAGATCTGGCTTTATTGTTAGGAAGTTATTATCCAGATATCTCCTGTGTTATCGGGATGTCTACAAGTCATGTTGTTTTTCCCGGCCATACTCAGGAATTTACCACTTCCTGCTGGACATTCGACAACAAAGAACTACCCTTCGTTCCTGTAAACGAGGAATCCGTTCCATTTTTAATAAAGCATGATCTTAGAAGTGCGTTTAGTGCCATGCTGAAAGATACCCTTGCTGAACAAAAGGCAGCCATCAAAGTAGAATTAATACAAGGTCCTATCCTTCTTCTTTCCGGCACAAAAGATGAAATAATACCAGCGGTACCAATGGGCAATAAAATTATTGAGCGACTTAAAAAGCATCAATTTAAGTATACCTATGAGCATCAGATTTATGAAGGTTCTCATGCTGAGCCTACCAAACATTTTGATACAATATTCGCATTTCTAGAAAAAAATTTCAAATAA
- a CDS encoding Crp/Fnr family transcriptional regulator, translating into MEHLDPENQNSIQKDLLFDHFESYIKISDELRSALDKRMYFVTFKKGDIVHDADKVCTQSYFIQKGLLRTYFLKDGKEISEYFPVEGEWCNSPKSLFTRQKDIYYIDAIEATEAFCIHVNDLVYLFDHFPEMERYSRLSMGTVVGHLMERITSMRFSSAKEKYDHFTQTYKGIYHRIPLGMIASYLGITQETLSRIRTQK; encoded by the coding sequence ATGGAACATCTTGATCCAGAAAATCAGAATTCTATACAAAAGGATTTATTGTTTGATCACTTTGAGAGCTATATCAAGATCAGTGATGAACTAAGATCCGCCTTAGACAAAAGAATGTATTTTGTTACCTTTAAAAAAGGAGACATCGTCCATGATGCAGACAAAGTATGTACCCAATCTTATTTTATCCAGAAAGGCTTATTAAGAACTTACTTTCTAAAAGACGGAAAAGAGATCAGTGAATATTTCCCAGTTGAAGGGGAATGGTGCAACTCTCCAAAAAGTTTATTTACAAGACAAAAAGACATTTACTATATCGATGCTATAGAAGCCACTGAAGCTTTCTGCATCCATGTAAACGACCTGGTTTATTTATTTGACCACTTTCCTGAAATGGAAAGATATTCAAGACTTTCAATGGGAACCGTTGTCGGTCATCTTATGGAACGGATCACCTCCATGCGCTTTTCGTCCGCTAAGGAAAAATATGATCATTTTACCCAAACCTATAAGGGGATCTATCACCGTATCCCTCTGGGAATGATAGCATCTTATTTAGGAATTACACAGGAAACACTAAGCAGGATCAGAACCCAAAAATAA
- a CDS encoding tautomerase family protein, with translation MPFITITSLKGRSKEEKQKIGEAIHAAIVESGVPPADRFQRFLDLEPENFLYDKHYPNLEKGRSENFVVIEILLSVGRSVKVKRKILESLIAKLRDLSFDPEDVFVSFQETAWENWSFANGEILHA, from the coding sequence ATGCCATTTATTACAATTACTTCCCTGAAAGGAAGATCAAAAGAAGAAAAACAAAAGATAGGTGAAGCTATACATGCAGCGATAGTAGAATCAGGGGTGCCCCCTGCAGATCGCTTTCAGAGATTTCTGGATCTAGAACCTGAAAACTTCCTTTATGACAAACATTATCCAAATCTTGAAAAAGGACGTTCAGAGAACTTTGTCGTTATTGAGATTCTGCTTTCTGTTGGTCGAAGCGTTAAAGTGAAGCGTAAAATTCTCGAAAGTTTAATAGCTAAATTAAGAGACCTGTCTTTCGATCCCGAGGATGTATTTGTTTCTTTCCAGGAAACAGCTTGGGAAAACTGGTCCTTTGCAAATGGAGAAATATTACATGCCTAA
- a CDS encoding DUF6705 family protein, protein MKIILFLTVFLFSSSCYSQQVYPLNTDFDEVPQNSYLKDSNNELTPYIGTYKSSFQNREITIYITKEVQKFFKALRVYQDALSIRYVVKNSAGAILQDTQSMTFQPNQFEHTIYSHGTYPNQNIVWFNYGGTNCRVGWGAIELKKISTTQLSWEYRPNDIILDSSKCPQGTDINIYLPETKGLIFTKQ, encoded by the coding sequence ATGAAAATTATATTATTCTTAACAGTATTCCTTTTCTCAAGTTCATGCTATTCACAACAAGTTTATCCATTGAATACAGATTTTGATGAAGTCCCTCAGAATTCCTATTTAAAGGATTCCAATAATGAATTAACTCCTTATATAGGAACCTATAAATCTTCTTTTCAAAATAGGGAAATCACAATCTATATTACAAAAGAAGTACAAAAGTTTTTTAAAGCCTTAAGGGTTTATCAAGACGCGTTGTCAATAAGATATGTTGTGAAAAATTCAGCAGGAGCTATTCTTCAAGACACACAAAGCATGACTTTTCAACCAAATCAATTTGAACATACTATTTACAGTCATGGGACTTATCCTAATCAGAATATTGTATGGTTCAATTATGGGGGAACAAATTGCAGAGTTGGTTGGGGAGCTATTGAATTAAAAAAGATTAGTACTACTCAGCTATCATGGGAATACAGACCTAATGACATCATACTTGACAGCAGTAAGTGCCCTCAAGGAACAGACATAAATATCTACTTGCCTGAAACAAAAGGTTTGATATTTACTAAACAATAA
- the rpsT gene encoding 30S ribosomal protein S20, which yields MANHKSALKRIRQNEVRKVRNRYYHKTARSAMKILRNEEDKAAAAGQLPKVISLLDKLAKKNIIHKNKAANLKSKLTKHVNKLA from the coding sequence ATGGCAAATCATAAATCAGCACTAAAGAGAATTAGACAAAACGAAGTTAGAAAAGTTCGTAACAGATACTACCACAAGACTGCTAGATCAGCTATGAAGATATTGAGAAATGAAGAAGATAAAGCTGCTGCTGCAGGGCAATTGCCAAAGGTTATCTCTTTGTTGGATAAATTAGCTAAGAAAAATATTATCCACAAAAACAAAGCTGCTAACTTAAAAAGTAAATTAACTAAGCACGTTAATAAATTAGCGTAA